The following nucleotide sequence is from Zingiber officinale cultivar Zhangliang chromosome 10A, Zo_v1.1, whole genome shotgun sequence.
tCATTAACTctattaatgagccttaatgagtattcacTCTTCATTAAGGGTTATTTTGAAACTCCTCATCTTTCATATTCAATTTCAAAAAATTGAATccaatgattcattgaattcaaaattcaatgaatatcaccatttatcattgaattcaaaattcaatgaatatcatcattaagcctcacttaagtctaactcaggtctaattcactcgagtctaactcaagtctaattcaatcgagtcttaattaattctcatgcaattcaaattcaatgaatcactatttcattcaTTTGAATTGACTTTCtttagtctagtttgaattggacttaatacaataattagatccaattgagtctaactcaataagtccaattcggattaaacttaatcaattatTCATCATATAAATACATcttcaaatctacttgttctttatgtgtgacccaataggttctcgtaacgttgacaatgcacccaaatcaacatttagatacataatcaatgagtgacatctagcaaggcatcattgttacccaagtgacgagaaggtcaagatccgacctaacctgtccatggctattatcttgtatgacttggtccctctatccttgatatctagattgatcaatgaggcatagaccgtgtcatcctcttatcaacctttgtgtttcttgatctctaagtagacacactcaatcaaataaactcaatatctcatattgactcatttgtgcatgatcatgctttcttgtatcctactaatcaaggggcccacagatatcgcttctgtCATATATAAGAAATAGATtcaatctacatcactcacatcccttcgcataattcattggatacccagtgatcgactttattgtccaccttgttacaggtgacgtttgctgataccaaagtacacaactccttatgtagattatcgtagtgacttcaggtcaaaggactattcataccaatagtcacacgagaatgtttatgacactcatataacgatccatgaaacattctcatggtggatcattcagtatatattctctaatatatatccatgtgtcaacctgatatctcatatccatgacttgtgagatcaagtcatccgttgacctacatgctagtctcaacgcattaatattgtacttgtatattaatgctcgactaggaacagttaagaatagtattctctacaatatctcactatcaattcaaccaattgatatattgtagataagaaccaactacccaaggatattattatacttattcaattgacactgaactgaaataaatataataatcaactttaccttttattaataatgacatATGATACAAATTGAGTCAtttacaattatctcataattagtattagggctaatactaacaattgaATAGCTTAGTttgaacaacatataaaagatatcggctaacttctataatatatagAAGCCAATGAAATTGTTACACGTTATAGAAATTATATATTCGCTTTTATATACTCGATTATGATTATATTATGTTTATTGAAATGTAATGATTATAGTGGAGTCTATACATTTGTTTTGCtcattgaatattattttaatcatGTTATCACTCaaagagataaaaataaaatgatataaaatcatTATTATAAAAACTAGAAACTAACTTCTATATATGGTAGAAGTAACGTACTATCTTCTACACAGTCAATCATGACAAGATATTGCTCATTTTAAATATAGTCAGAGAAACaaaatcaaaatatttaaaatcattatGATAGAAGCTAGCAACTAGCTTCTACAAATATAGAACTAACTAATCCTAGACATGACCAATCTAAtcctataaaaaaatttcatcgattaccaagataaataaaaaaatactcatGATGATTGATCTAAATAATCCATTTTCTCATATCTGTTATTCAATGGAacacccttttaatttttacaaGATATTATCGCCCTGAAAATGCTACTACGTGATCGACCTAATCACCATTAAAATATGTCCCCGAGGCTAATCGTGGTAGGATATCTAGGTTGTTATCTAGACACTTGCGGTTGATACTCACCTATATCCAAAGGATACTAGATTCCTAGATTACCTTTTACGCGCACTTTTCAATTTACCTCGATAgtccataaaaaaaatttataagatcGGATCGATCATCCCACgaataataataaaactaattGAATTTATCATTCATCATCATAAAGTCTCACATTCCCATACATCTCCTCCGTCTTCTCATTTTACATACTTTTTAGTAAAAgatatattttataatatattCCTAATTAGAATTTATAATCAATAGTTAAATTATTAAGCATTGGGaggaatttttttctaaaaatacatGCCTCGTAAAATTAATTTGTTATCTCTGATCACATTCTAACTAACCTGGCACCCAACGGGGCATCTCATTTTACTGACACGAACAAACACTGGAGATGGATTAACTGCACGTAGCCTGAAGTCTGCGACTTGGTTGTGCACAACGAATTGGGCCCTTTTTTTCGAGAAtaaacatataaattaattatacgACGTTTCGTCATCTAGGGGATAATCTTGGCCGTTCATCTACCGAAACAAGACGCTTCGTGAATCATGAGAGAGATGGGTCCAGTTCTGCAGAAGAGACTACCACTAAATAAAATACGGTATAAGTGGGGTATGATTTCGACGGGTGCGGGAAGAACTGATCCTGCTAATTTCTAGGGCCACACGTCGGCATCTCTCCGCCCTGCGATATCTCGAAGCTAAAGCTGCAATGGCAAACGGGTGGCTGCAAGAAATCTGCTTGGTGAAGCATTAGGATTTGGTTGTGGAGGGCAGAGAAGGCAGCGTCTCCTTGCCATTCATCTGCTCGCTTTGAGTCGGTCTCGATGAGCATCCAAGTTTCTTTCCACGGCGTCGCACTCCCGAGCCTCGCGCCCGCCTCCTCCTCGCTCCATTCTTCTCGCCGTCTCCTGGTCCGTGCAAAAGGTTGGCCGTCTCTTCTTTTCTGTCCTATTGTTTCTCTTTCCGGTTTGAGGTTGGCTCTGATAGTTAACTGGTACCCCTCAGGAAATCGAAGTTTCATAAGCTCTTCGCGTTTTGGTTGATCTATGATCCTTCGGGGGGAGCATTTAGCTTAACTTGGTGTTAATCTGCGAGAAATCCTCAAATTTTCTCATCTTTAGGCATAGCAAGTGGCTGGTTGATAGAACGCGCTGGTGTATTCGGGGAATTCAGcctaattaagaaaaataatagtaaaaGGAACAATTCTGAAGAAAATGTTTTGATTTCTAGGCATGTGTTGCTGGTTAAATTATTATCAAGAAACAAATCATTATTACTAAAGGAAAGGTTCCGGTGCTTTGCCCGTGTTTAAGTGCTTTTGTAGAACTTCAGAAAATTTTATACTATTGTGTGGTTTCAGCTTTCCGATCAGTTTCCTGAAATCTAAATAGTATATAACTTTCAAATTTTTGCAGCGGAGCCATCTGATAAATCTGTTGAAGTCATGAGGAAATTCTCAGAACAATATGCTCGTCGTTCAGGAACATACTTCTGTGTTGATAAAGGAGTCACTGCTGTTGTTATAAAGGTACCTTTGGATTCGGTCTCTgtgtaaaatttttcttattatttcttgTTTGATTGAATTATTCATCAGGAACAACTTTTATGGTTAGTAAGATGGTAGACGTCATCTTTGTGTTCAACATTATAAAAAATTAGCGCTACCGTACTCTTCTTAGTGAAATTTTACTAGCATACGCCAAAGAGGAAAACAGAAAGCCTTGCAACAGTTGCATGCAGATCATATACATATGGAGTCAAAGTGTTGCTGGCACTGTTGTTCCGGCACCAGTATTTCCATGTATTCATATAATTGACATACTATTCCTGAACATTCTTCATTCTGGTTGGATATAGACGACTGCTTGTGCTGTTGTGCATTTTCTTGTGTTGTTGGATCTTGATTAGCCAATCTACCTTGTTGCTTCTATTATTAGTTGGGCTTTTGCTACAATTACAAGTTTTGTGAAATACACATATGGGCATATGGAATATCAAGAAGAGGCATCCTTTCCACTATCCTTTTTTTAAAGAATATAATCACATTCTGAGAAAAAACAAATCTTCATTTTCACAGGGACTTGCTGATCACAGAGATACACTTGGAGCACCATTATGTCCTTGTaggtaatttttttaatttttgttaaacaaATTTAACATATTTCATTGGAAAGCATATCAACAAAAAACATTTACTTGGCATGGCTTATTATGCATCAGACATTATGATGACAAAGCCGCTGAAGCATCACAAGGATTTTGGAACTGCCCATGTGTACCTATGAGAGAAAGGTCTGTGATGTCAAAGCTTTCCTCATAAATATGTAATCATATTGAAAATGAATTTGCTCTGTTCTCCCCGATGGATGAATTTAGAAGAGCCAGGAATAGTGTATGATAGGGTCTAAATTGTATCCATCAGCATACATCATTGTCCCTGCACAGGAGACTTTAAGTGGTACTTTTGTTTAGATATCCAATAGTTTACACCTTCATGGATTCCGAATTGAATTGCTATGGGTCACATAGTTACTTAACCGGTGGATGAATTGCTCGGAaccatattttttatattatcatctTGGATGTTACTTTACATGACTTTGTTTTGTTAATTTCCTATATGATTTTCTATATGTTTAAATGACCAACAAAAGTTGCTGCTTAAAGGACCACTTTTTTGAAGAAATTGAAAGCTATATTGGATTGGGCGATTCACTAAATTATTCAATTTCTGTTATTTCTGATATTTGGTTGTCATTTTTTGCCAGGAAGGAATGTCACTGTATGCTTTTTCTCACCCCTGAGAATGACTTTGCTGGAACAGAACAAGTACGCcattcataattttttttgtttgctgttattttttcttcttcttgtgattGCATATCAATAACGACATAGAATATCCTAGATAACCTCTATAGGTTTGAATATTTCATTAATATAAAGACTAGGAGTTTGAGAAAAGGTAAGAAAAACAAACATGAGAGATATCTTATTTGTTTTCTATTAAACCCTAATCACTTTGCCTACATAGCATGCACTGTGGATCTGTGATGCCAATTTTATTTTGCGACAATATGGGTGTCTCCAATATATGTCCATATAACCATTCAACTTGAAAGTTGTTATATCCATTTGTTTTATGTAAAGATGTGTAGCAAGTAGTATACCCATATCCCTACCCTATCAATCGTAGTGAACAAAAACCATTTAACAGGAATCGGATGTGGGGCAATGTGAATTAGTGAAAATGCAAATATGCAATGAATACTTGAAGCTTCGTTGCTTTCAATGACAATCACATTTCCTTTCGTAGTAATTGCAACGTAGCCCCTACAAATTGGTGTAGTTGATATATATATGAGTGTTTGCTCCAATAGGCCTTGAGATTAATTCTCAACGTGTGCAAAATATCTCGTTGGGTGTTTTGACTTTTTTCATGCAAAGGGTCTAAGATAAAATGTCTCTGAAATTTACCTATTTGTATCTTATCATAGGGCCACTGTAATTTACCTgtttatatcatatcataaggtcgATTATATTGGACTGCATTTTTTAATTGCAACGTCTTCTCTACCATTATGATCAAACTTTAGTGTTCATATGTTTTTTATTGATTTATTCCATACACGCCGTTATAAGTAACATCTTATTACATTTTATATTGCTCCTGATgtactgttatatatatatatatatgttatatatatatatatatatatatatatatattcatttcaGGCCATCTCCATTGAAGAGATCAAGGAGACGACATCAAAAATCTAACTTGAGGCTGAGCAGCCTCCCTTGTTTGtagaatgttttttaaaaaattgtaataTATTGCCAGTACCTATGGGAAAAAAAAACTTCGAGTTTCTCGGTTATAGTTTTACGAAATATGTGAGCATCTCTACTATTGAGATCCTATTCAATACGATGCACAAGACAGACAAGAAGGTAATGTGCTGGAATGTCAATGTTAGGCCTAAGGACAGGTTGACGGGGATGTTGGGGACGAGCGAATCGTTTTTTTGCCACATGGAATGTCAATGTTAGTCTTGGGCAGTAGATTTAAATTGTGGTCGAATTCGCAGAGAAATAATTTCTTGAGGTCGCTCTATTTTATCTTTGATTCAAATGTCTGGTCTTCGAACGGTTGCGGGAGTGACGATCGAAATGAGCACGCAACCTTTTGCCATATGGATtataactgatcctgtccgaatactgaatcaatggacgctgggcatggAGCGCTCTTCGACTGCTGACGTGACTCTTCAACTGTtggaacgaagctccggcgaacctgcacagaagtcgagccgggaagggggttcccggcggcgaccctccgacgctcaagtcaggtaagcaacgatgaaaaaggtggctcccaaaatctcagaatgcgtacctccggcgaaatctgaggctctttatatagagttgtgaaggGTTAGGGCACGCATATCGACGTGCAtatgtgtcctctgtcctttcctcggTATGCGGTTGTCAGAAAGCTCACCTgacccataccgctacagtcaaagcatgtcctcgatgggacagcagaatcccctgtcacaagatttggagcatggcctatacgtgaaacatacctgctgtcagaaaaagacctcccttgtccttt
It contains:
- the LOC122028116 gene encoding ferredoxin-thioredoxin reductase catalytic chain, chloroplastic-like, yielding MSIQVSFHGVALPSLAPASSSLHSSRRLLVRAKAEPSDKSVEVMRKFSEQYARRSGTYFCVDKGVTAVVIKGLADHRDTLGAPLCPCRHYDDKAAEASQGFWNCPCVPMRERKECHCMLFLTPENDFAGTEQAISIEEIKETTSKI